A genomic window from Companilactobacillus alimentarius DSM 20249 includes:
- a CDS encoding Nramp family divalent metal transporter, with protein MPNKKSLDEINESVKVPSVYDTSFLQKFLAYSGPGALVAVGYMDPGNWLTSLSGGSQYRYDLLSVLLISILVAMFMQTLSIKLGVVARLDLAQAIATKVSKPIRYFLWILNEIAMMATDLTGVIGTAIALKLLFNLPLVFGILLTVFDVLIVLIFLRFGIRRIEFIVLAAILTVGIIFGIEVFRAQPKLFSIISGVIPSTDLFTNHRKLVLSLGIVGATIMPHNIYLHSSLAQSRRYDHNDPLQVNEALRFAKWDSNVHLIAAFIINALLLVLGGTLFYHMTNQLASLQDVFTGLKSHAIVGTLASPLMSWLFAFALLITGMISSITSTLSGQIVMEGYLNIRLPLWQRRLLTRFVTLIPILIIGFIVHFNEQDFENLIVYAQIILSIALPFTLFPMIFLTNDKKIMGNHVNSKLTTTVGIILASAITILNLQLLFSLI; from the coding sequence ATGCCAAATAAAAAAAGCTTAGATGAGATCAACGAAAGCGTCAAAGTCCCCAGCGTATATGACACTTCGTTCTTACAAAAGTTTTTAGCCTATAGTGGTCCCGGTGCTCTGGTAGCTGTTGGCTATATGGATCCGGGGAATTGGTTAACTTCTTTGTCAGGAGGTAGTCAATATCGCTACGATTTATTATCGGTTCTACTCATCTCTATCTTAGTTGCAATGTTCATGCAGACACTTTCAATTAAATTAGGGGTTGTGGCGAGATTAGATTTAGCCCAAGCCATCGCTACTAAAGTCTCTAAACCAATTCGTTATTTTCTTTGGATTTTAAATGAAATTGCAATGATGGCCACGGATTTGACCGGCGTGATTGGTACAGCCATCGCTTTGAAATTATTATTTAATTTACCCTTAGTCTTTGGAATTCTTTTAACTGTTTTTGACGTTTTGATTGTGCTGATTTTTTTAAGATTTGGCATTAGAAGAATTGAATTCATTGTTCTAGCAGCTATTCTAACCGTAGGAATTATTTTTGGAATCGAAGTCTTCAGAGCTCAACCTAAATTATTTTCGATTATCTCTGGAGTAATTCCCTCTACTGATTTATTTACCAATCACAGAAAATTAGTTCTCAGTTTAGGTATCGTTGGAGCTACAATCATGCCGCACAATATTTACCTACACTCATCATTAGCTCAAAGTCGACGTTACGATCATAATGACCCTCTTCAAGTAAATGAGGCTTTAAGGTTTGCTAAATGGGACTCCAATGTACATCTGATTGCTGCATTCATCATCAATGCACTCTTATTGGTCCTAGGAGGAACTCTTTTTTATCACATGACTAATCAATTAGCTAGCTTGCAAGATGTCTTCACCGGCCTTAAAAGCCATGCAATTGTTGGAACACTGGCTAGTCCTTTGATGAGTTGGCTCTTCGCTTTTGCACTTTTAATTACTGGTATGATTTCTTCCATCACCAGTACTTTATCTGGACAAATAGTCATGGAGGGCTACTTGAATATCCGCTTACCGCTTTGGCAAAGAAGATTGCTGACACGTTTTGTTACTTTAATTCCAATTCTCATTATTGGCTTCATCGTCCACTTCAATGAACAAGATTTTGAGAATCTTATCGTTTACGCTCAAATAATTTTAAGTATTGCATTGCCATTTACACTTTTTCCTATGATATTTCTAACTAACGATAAAAAAATAATGGGAAATCACGTTAATAGCAAATTGACAACTACCGTGGGAATTATTTTAGCCTCAGCAATTACCATTTTGAATCTACAGTTATTGTTTTCACTTATTTAA
- a CDS encoding sugar O-acetyltransferase, which yields MEIEQDPAYQQMINGELYLESKPLADLRNDVRTKLMQYNLITDSTERNKKIKSLLKHAGDRFFVEPTIYFSYGVNLSIGNHFYANHDVMLCDEGKITIGNDVKFGPKVGLYTPKHPMDPAVRRTEAETTAPITIGNDVWVGGSAVILPGVTLGNNVIVGAGSVVTHSFPDNVIVVGNPARILRKNEPVKKD from the coding sequence ATGGAAATTGAACAAGACCCTGCGTATCAGCAGATGATAAATGGAGAACTTTACCTAGAATCAAAACCACTAGCTGACTTACGTAATGATGTAAGAACAAAATTGATGCAATACAATCTAATTACTGATAGCACTGAGAGAAACAAGAAAATTAAGAGCCTCCTGAAACATGCTGGCGACAGATTTTTTGTTGAACCAACTATTTATTTCAGCTATGGTGTTAATTTATCAATTGGTAATCACTTCTACGCCAATCACGATGTAATGCTTTGTGACGAAGGTAAGATCACCATTGGTAACGATGTTAAATTTGGACCTAAAGTAGGTTTATATACTCCAAAACATCCCATGGACCCAGCTGTTCGCCGAACAGAAGCTGAAACAACAGCTCCAATTACGATTGGAAATGATGTCTGGGTCGGTGGGAGTGCTGTCATCTTACCAGGAGTAACTCTCGGAAACAACGTCATCGTTGGTGCTGGATCAGTTGTTACCCACTCTTTCCCTGACAACGTTATTGTTGTCGGCAATCCTGCTCGTATCCTAAGAAAAAATGAACCTGTCAAAAAAGATTAA
- a CDS encoding NAD(P)H-binding protein, with translation MTNVLIIGASGVIGQRVTKKLLENTDDSLTLMARNTSSVSIDEKRGRIVQGDVIDDKPLNAAMEGNSIVLVAADSNLAFSVQRIIDAMKIKSINRLIFITSMGLYNEIPVTDGASGNLTQNALLQPYRAAVEMIENSGLNYTILRPVQFDEGRDVSYEISSKGETPKNKDVSYDSTVDYIVKLVNDDMLDSKENLAICRK, from the coding sequence ATGACAAATGTTCTAATAATAGGTGCAAGTGGCGTTATTGGTCAGAGGGTAACTAAAAAACTTTTGGAAAATACTGATGATTCATTGACGTTAATGGCACGTAACACAAGTTCCGTATCTATTGATGAAAAGCGTGGACGGATTGTTCAAGGTGATGTGATTGATGATAAGCCGTTGAACGCAGCAATGGAGGGCAATAGTATCGTTTTGGTAGCAGCTGATAGCAATTTAGCTTTTTCAGTTCAAAGGATTATTGATGCGATGAAGATAAAAAGTATTAACCGGTTGATCTTCATTACATCAATGGGCCTTTACAACGAAATTCCTGTAACTGACGGGGCTTCGGGCAATTTAACACAAAACGCTTTGTTGCAACCATATCGTGCAGCGGTTGAAATGATTGAGAATTCAGGTTTGAATTATACGATTTTGCGTCCAGTTCAATTCGATGAAGGTCGAGATGTTAGTTATGAGATTAGTTCAAAAGGAGAGACACCTAAGAATAAAGATGTTTCTTATGACAGTACCGTTGACTACATCGTTAAGTTGGTAAATGATGATATGTTGGATTCTAAAGAGAATCTAGCTATTTGCCGTAAGTAG
- a CDS encoding flavodoxin: MAKLIIYFSLSNNTKKAAQKIQELTGSDIVRLEPETKYPENYSDYAAVAQKEFDEQLHPQIKTEIKDFDKYETIYLGYPTWNGLIPMIFSTLADKYDFANKTIIPFTTSGSSSVEVSMPSVKKLFAKSTVTDGFRYDNNDKQLKEFIEKFN; encoded by the coding sequence ATGGCAAAACTAATAATTTATTTTTCACTTTCCAACAATACTAAGAAAGCCGCACAAAAGATTCAAGAATTAACTGGATCTGATATAGTGAGACTGGAACCTGAAACAAAATATCCAGAGAATTATAGTGATTATGCAGCAGTTGCTCAAAAGGAATTTGACGAACAACTACATCCACAAATTAAGACTGAGATCAAAGACTTTGATAAATACGAAACAATTTATCTAGGCTACCCAACTTGGAATGGATTGATTCCGATGATCTTTTCTACATTAGCTGACAAATATGATTTTGCTAATAAGACCATCATTCCATTCACTACTAGTGGAAGTTCCAGTGTTGAAGTCTCCATGCCTTCAGTAAAGAAACTATTTGCTAAGAGTACAGTAACTGATGGTTTCAGATATGACAATAATGATAAACAATTGAAGGAATTCATTGAAAAATTTAATTAA
- a CDS encoding oligopeptide ABC transporter substrate-binding protein has product MVKTKNKVILSAAVTFLAAVTLAGCSSNKSSSSNSSSGAVNLPTAYKNKAATDKKATKNGTLKLAMSSNSPFQGITDPILASNATDSEAFAPGGSGSLFNVDKNYKIIDGGLANQKLDRKAKTATITIRNNAKWSNGSPVIAKDVEYAYEVLGNKKSTSSQYSSDFENIEGMAAYHKGTSDTISGIEMPDGNNGKKVVIHFKQMSPSMKFSGNSYIWGSVEPYEYIKDVPIAKLASSEQVRKNPIFTGPYKLDKVVEGESTSWSPNKYYYGKKAQIGHITINVVSMNNIDKAIQSKKYDTVVPETAGALGGTNYKNLKNLKGYTNVGQAALGYSYFAFNLGHYDTKTGKNVADSNKKMANKKLRQAMMYAVNVDQVSKKFGNGIKWRANTLIPPVFTKYYDKSAKGYSLNIKKANKLLNEAGYKKRNGSKWRSDPNGKKLVIHFGAMSSSSTTEATYQNYLQQWHKVGLNVKYATGKPIEPNSFYDTLQKPNQNSIDFWLGAWSLSSEPSQSQLYGDTAPFNMGHFVTKKNTELINKMNDSTAWNDKTRTKTFKEWQEYMNEQAGVVGEQFNYAWQPVNNRVKGFDLSPANNEFFSNLTLTSSKLK; this is encoded by the coding sequence ATGGTTAAAACTAAGAATAAAGTTATTCTTTCTGCAGCAGTCACATTTTTAGCTGCTGTCACACTTGCTGGTTGTTCTAGCAATAAGAGCTCTTCTTCAAATTCAAGTAGTGGTGCCGTTAATTTGCCTACTGCTTATAAGAACAAAGCTGCAACTGATAAAAAGGCTACCAAGAATGGTACATTAAAATTGGCAATGTCAAGTAATTCACCATTCCAAGGTATTACTGATCCAATTCTAGCTTCTAACGCTACTGATTCTGAAGCCTTTGCTCCAGGTGGTTCAGGTTCACTATTCAACGTTGATAAAAACTACAAAATTATTGATGGTGGTCTTGCCAATCAAAAACTAGATCGTAAAGCTAAAACTGCTACTATCACTATTCGTAACAATGCCAAATGGTCTAATGGCTCTCCTGTAATTGCTAAGGATGTTGAGTATGCTTATGAAGTTCTTGGTAATAAAAAATCAACTAGTAGCCAATACTCCTCCGATTTTGAAAATATCGAGGGTATGGCTGCATACCATAAGGGAACTTCTGATACTATTTCTGGTATCGAAATGCCTGATGGCAACAATGGTAAAAAAGTCGTTATTCACTTTAAACAAATGTCACCAAGTATGAAGTTCTCTGGAAATTCATATATCTGGGGTTCTGTAGAGCCATATGAATATATTAAAGATGTTCCTATTGCAAAGCTTGCCTCATCAGAACAAGTTCGTAAGAATCCTATTTTCACTGGTCCTTACAAGTTGGATAAGGTTGTTGAAGGTGAATCAACAAGTTGGTCACCAAACAAATACTACTACGGCAAGAAAGCTCAAATTGGTCACATTACTATCAACGTCGTTTCCATGAATAACATTGATAAAGCTATCCAATCTAAGAAATATGATACTGTTGTTCCAGAAACTGCAGGTGCTCTTGGTGGTACTAACTACAAGAACTTGAAGAACCTTAAGGGCTATACAAATGTTGGTCAAGCTGCACTTGGTTACAGCTACTTTGCCTTTAATTTAGGTCATTATGACACTAAGACAGGCAAGAATGTCGCCGATTCTAATAAGAAGATGGCTAATAAGAAATTACGTCAAGCTATGATGTATGCAGTTAATGTTGATCAAGTTTCTAAGAAGTTTGGTAATGGTATCAAATGGCGTGCTAACACACTAATTCCTCCAGTATTTACTAAATACTATGATAAATCTGCAAAGGGTTACTCACTAAATATCAAGAAAGCCAATAAGTTACTTAATGAAGCTGGATACAAGAAACGTAATGGTAGCAAATGGCGTTCAGATCCAAATGGTAAGAAACTTGTTATTCACTTCGGTGCTATGAGCAGTAGTTCTACAACCGAAGCAACTTACCAAAACTACTTGCAACAATGGCATAAAGTTGGCTTAAATGTTAAATACGCTACAGGTAAACCAATCGAGCCTAATAGTTTCTATGATACATTACAAAAACCAAATCAAAATTCAATTGATTTCTGGTTAGGTGCTTGGTCATTATCATCCGAACCATCACAATCACAACTTTATGGTGATACTGCTCCATTCAATATGGGTCACTTCGTAACTAAGAAGAATACTGAATTGATCAATAAGATGAACGATTCAACTGCTTGGAATGATAAGACACGTACTAAGACATTCAAAGAATGGCAAGAATATATGAACGAACAAGCTGGTGTTGTAGGTGAACAATTCAACTACGCATGGCAACCAGTTAACAACCGTGTTAAAGGCTTTGATCTTAGCCCTGCTAACAATGAGTTCTTTAGCAATCTAACATTGACTTCCTCTAAATTGAAGTAG
- a CDS encoding ABC transporter permease, with the protein MEENLNKHSNISAADLERLNKEANQEATPSSAKIVWNEFKADKPAMIALFIVVAFILFVMIASLFINTSKIMQTDIMNYNASPGTSGFLLGADSGGRSIAQQLIVGARNSIGIAIGLTIISSIFGICWGLISGYFNGYIDWGMQRVYDFMMMLPMTMMIIVLVTIIRSYNAVTLTLIFSIFYWEGTSRLIRSRTLSESEKDYVAASKTSGTGSFKIIFKEIMPNISSLIIVDTTLSFAENIGVETGLSYLGFGLPIQTPSLGTLIANANDPNNITQYWWTWLPAALLIIILCLSISYIGQVIRRSADASQRQGSEA; encoded by the coding sequence ATGGAAGAAAATTTAAACAAACATTCAAACATTTCAGCGGCTGACCTTGAACGTCTGAATAAAGAGGCAAACCAAGAAGCTACTCCTTCATCAGCAAAGATTGTTTGGAATGAATTCAAAGCTGATAAGCCAGCTATGATTGCTCTATTTATTGTCGTTGCATTCATCTTATTCGTTATGATTGCTTCATTATTTATTAACACTTCAAAAATAATGCAAACAGATATTATGAATTACAACGCTAGTCCTGGTACCAGTGGTTTCCTATTAGGAGCTGATTCTGGTGGACGCTCTATTGCTCAGCAATTAATTGTTGGAGCTAGAAACTCAATTGGGATTGCCATTGGCTTAACAATTATTTCTTCAATTTTTGGTATCTGCTGGGGATTAATTTCTGGTTACTTCAACGGATATATTGATTGGGGTATGCAACGTGTTTACGACTTTATGATGATGTTGCCAATGACTATGATGATCATTGTTTTGGTTACTATTATCAGAAGTTATAACGCCGTTACTTTGACATTGATTTTTTCAATCTTTTATTGGGAAGGTACTTCACGTTTGATTCGATCTCGGACCCTTTCCGAATCTGAAAAAGATTATGTCGCTGCTTCAAAGACCTCTGGTACAGGCAGTTTTAAAATTATTTTCAAAGAAATCATGCCTAATATTTCATCATTGATTATCGTTGATACAACCTTATCATTTGCTGAAAACATTGGTGTTGAAACTGGACTTTCCTACTTGGGATTTGGTCTTCCTATTCAGACACCTTCGCTTGGTACTTTGATTGCTAATGCTAATGATCCTAATAACATTACACAGTACTGGTGGACATGGTTACCAGCAGCTCTATTGATTATCATTCTCTGTCTATCAATCAGTTATATTGGTCAAGTAATTCGTCGTTCTGCCGATGCTTCTCAACGTCAAGGTTCCGAAGCTTAA
- a CDS encoding ABC transporter permease translates to MWKTILRRILIMVPEVIILSLLVFLLAKAMPGDPFTGSINPKADPAQLHHLMEMNGLYDPWYQQYWNWVVHLFQGNLGNSYQYQEPVTRLIGSRAVNTLWLALFTTILTYCFALPMGMYAAKHEGKLPDSVIRVYTYVTYCIPFFVILVIGIWIFGYVLGWFPTTGSISSTANPGIGSIGSRLYHILLPGVLGALFGTVNIVQYLRSEVIDAKRSDYVRTARSKGVPEKDIYKHHIFRNSLLPIAAFAGYSITGLLNGSLFTETVFSYPGMGLLFINSISYRDYTVITALVLIYGILNLLGTLLSDIILSIVDPRIRIE, encoded by the coding sequence ATGTGGAAAACAATTCTCCGTCGTATCTTAATTATGGTTCCTGAAGTCATTATTCTAAGTCTTTTGGTTTTCTTACTAGCCAAAGCCATGCCCGGTGATCCATTTACTGGTTCCATTAATCCTAAAGCTGATCCTGCTCAACTTCATCATTTGATGGAAATGAACGGCTTGTATGATCCTTGGTATCAACAATATTGGAACTGGGTTGTCCATTTATTCCAAGGTAATCTAGGTAACAGTTACCAATATCAAGAACCAGTTACCCGTTTAATTGGTAGTCGTGCTGTTAATACCCTCTGGTTAGCATTATTTACAACTATTCTTACTTATTGTTTTGCTTTACCAATGGGCATGTACGCTGCTAAACATGAAGGAAAATTACCTGACAGTGTTATCAGAGTTTACACATACGTCACTTACTGTATTCCTTTCTTCGTTATCTTAGTTATCGGTATTTGGATTTTTGGTTATGTATTAGGTTGGTTCCCTACAACTGGTTCCATTTCTTCAACCGCTAATCCAGGTATTGGTTCTATAGGATCCCGTTTATACCATATCCTTTTACCGGGTGTTCTGGGTGCTTTATTTGGAACTGTCAATATCGTTCAATATCTACGTTCAGAGGTCATCGATGCCAAACGTTCTGATTATGTTAGAACAGCTCGTTCAAAAGGTGTTCCTGAAAAGGATATTTATAAACATCATATTTTTAGAAATTCATTATTACCAATTGCCGCATTTGCTGGTTACTCAATCACTGGATTGTTAAATGGTTCCCTATTTACCGAAACAGTTTTCTCCTATCCAGGTATGGGATTACTATTCATCAATTCTATTAGTTACCGTGACTACACTGTAATCACTGCTTTAGTTCTAATCTACGGAATTTTAAATCTACTAGGAACATTACTTTCAGATATTATCTTAAGTATTGTCGATCCTAGAATCAGAATTGAATAA
- a CDS encoding ABC transporter ATP-binding protein, whose translation MSLIEIKNLKVHYPIRTGFWNRITDSVKAVDGISFNIEAGETYGLVGESGSGKSTTGKSVVGLEKVTSGSIMYQGKDITKKKNRKELDYNHDVQMIFQDSLSSLNPRKRIEDIIAEPLRNFENLSKSEEKLRVLQLLDIVGLDADALYKYPHQFSGGQRQRIGVARAVATNPKLIIADEPVSALDLSVQAQVLNFMKKIQREFGISYLFISHDLGVVRHMCNNIAIMNRGRLVEIGTREDIYNHPIHIYTKRLLAAIPETNVNDRKQHRADRLAVEEIYREQQDKYYDKDGQAFPLVPISPTHSVALPEDVAKQIIKQEGEVKA comes from the coding sequence ATGAGTTTAATTGAAATTAAAAATTTAAAAGTTCACTACCCTATTCGTACTGGATTTTGGAACCGTATCACCGATTCTGTTAAAGCAGTCGATGGAATTAGTTTCAATATTGAGGCTGGTGAAACTTATGGATTAGTTGGTGAATCTGGTTCAGGTAAATCAACTACCGGCAAATCCGTTGTTGGATTAGAAAAGGTCACCAGTGGTTCTATTATGTATCAAGGTAAAGATATTACCAAGAAAAAGAATCGCAAAGAACTCGATTACAATCACGATGTTCAAATGATTTTTCAAGATTCATTATCAAGTTTGAATCCTCGGAAAAGAATTGAAGATATCATTGCAGAACCACTAAGAAATTTTGAAAATTTAAGTAAGAGTGAAGAAAAGCTTCGAGTTTTACAATTACTAGACATTGTTGGTTTGGATGCCGACGCTTTGTACAAGTATCCCCATCAATTTTCCGGTGGTCAAAGACAACGTATCGGAGTTGCTAGAGCCGTTGCCACTAATCCTAAATTGATTATTGCTGACGAACCCGTTTCTGCTTTGGATCTATCAGTTCAAGCTCAAGTTTTAAACTTCATGAAAAAAATTCAACGTGAATTCGGCATTTCCTACCTATTTATCTCTCATGATTTAGGTGTCGTCAGACATATGTGTAACAACATCGCCATCATGAACCGTGGCCGTTTAGTTGAAATTGGAACACGGGAAGATATTTATAATCATCCCATTCATATTTATACCAAACGTTTATTAGCCGCAATTCCTGAAACAAATGTTAACGATAGAAAACAACATCGAGCTGATCGACTAGCCGTTGAAGAAATTTATCGTGAACAACAAGACAAGTATTACGACAAAGATGGTCAGGCTTTCCCATTAGTACCAATCAGTCCCACACATTCAGTCGCTTTACCAGAAGATGTTGCTAAACAGATCATCAAACAAGAAGGAGAGGTGAAGGCATAA
- a CDS encoding ABC transporter ATP-binding protein — protein sequence MESTSDFLDIKDVNTAFKINGKYYDAISHINLKVHHDEILAIVGESGCGKSTLATTIMGLHDPSETKISGEIDFEGTNLLKLNEAGYNKFRGAKIGMIFQDPLSALNPLKRIEDQISEVMTYHTNFTAKQKHDRVIELLNEVGIENPKRTAHQFPHELSGGMRQRVIIAIAIACKPDLIIADEPTTALDVTIQAQILDVLRKIQKENHAGIILITHDLGVVAETADRVAVMYAGQIVEEGSAEQIFNTPKHPYTRSLLRSMPQRDNQNDDLYVIQGNVPSLQKMPQTGDRFAPRIPWVDSSVHEANPEMHEVEPGHDVRCTCYKDFEFPDKMGSVKV from the coding sequence TTGGAATCTACATCAGACTTTCTAGATATTAAAGATGTTAATACCGCTTTTAAAATTAACGGAAAATATTACGATGCGATTTCTCACATTAATCTCAAAGTTCATCATGATGAGATTCTTGCCATTGTCGGCGAGTCAGGATGTGGTAAAAGTACTTTAGCCACGACCATTATGGGATTGCACGATCCATCGGAGACAAAAATCTCAGGTGAAATTGATTTTGAGGGTACTAACCTATTAAAACTTAATGAAGCCGGATATAACAAATTCCGAGGCGCCAAAATCGGAATGATTTTCCAAGATCCATTATCTGCATTGAATCCATTGAAACGGATTGAAGACCAAATCAGTGAAGTAATGACTTATCATACTAATTTCACTGCAAAGCAAAAACATGATCGCGTCATTGAGTTGCTTAACGAAGTAGGAATTGAAAATCCTAAAAGAACTGCTCATCAATTTCCACATGAATTATCAGGTGGTATGAGACAACGTGTCATCATCGCAATTGCGATTGCCTGCAAACCAGACTTGATTATTGCTGATGAACCAACTACAGCTCTTGATGTTACAATTCAAGCTCAAATCTTGGATGTTTTAAGAAAAATCCAAAAAGAAAATCATGCCGGTATCATTTTGATCACCCACGATTTAGGGGTTGTTGCTGAAACAGCTGACCGAGTTGCTGTTATGTATGCTGGTCAAATCGTTGAAGAAGGCAGTGCTGAACAGATTTTCAACACGCCTAAACATCCCTATACACGTTCACTATTAAGATCAATGCCTCAACGTGATAATCAAAATGACGATTTATACGTCATTCAAGGAAATGTTCCTTCATTACAAAAGATGCCACAAACTGGTGACAGATTTGCACCTAGAATTCCTTGGGTTGATTCTTCCGTACACGAAGCTAATCCTGAAATGCACGAAGTAGAGCCGGGACACGATGTTCGTTGTACTTGTTACAAGGATTTTGAATTTCCAGACAAAATGGGGAGTGTGAAAGTATGA
- a CDS encoding helix-turn-helix domain-containing protein — protein sequence MYNNQYLKAYFTLKNIRQNDIANLLGKSTSTIRRKNDDLGFTQKEILLIHHKYNIPLEAFFYDDNGKKDNNPIFTENS from the coding sequence ATGTATAACAATCAATATTTAAAAGCATATTTCACATTAAAAAACATTCGTCAAAACGATATTGCCAATTTGCTTGGCAAATCTACCTCAACCATTCGTAGAAAAAACGATGATCTAGGTTTCACACAAAAGGAAATTTTGCTTATTCATCATAAGTATAATATTCCGTTAGAGGCTTTTTTTTATGACGATAACGGAAAAAAAGATAATAATCCAATATTTACTGAAAATTCCTAA